The genomic region GGCCGGCTGAATCTCCCccattggctgaatctcccccattggctgattggctgaatctcccccattccccccactcacgttcactattttagttttaaaatgactctgaacacaaacagAGAATGCACCCCTCAGCCCCTTGTCTAAAAACTCATGCAGTGCAAGAGAATTTCCTGCCTCCCATTTGCCTCACaccgcttttctgtctaaaaaccaaggtttctccttctggagtttttttccactgcaaggggggggagggtgccaattctcagcacctgttgattggtgggttGGGCCAGAGTGGGAAAAAATGGTCTAATTCTACAATGAGGGAGTTTCACAGCAGCGAAGCACTGAGGATCAACAAAGGGTCATTCTCTGCAACTCAAccagcctgggtttttttttgaaatggAGTGTTACTGCCAGGCACAGCCCTGGGGCAATAACGTGAAAGACATCCTGCAGCAGCAGGAGCCATGAAGAACTCTCAGCTGCaccaaaatattctccatgctaacagagcattttgaccgtgaaaaatcagcctatgTCTACAGTATGTAACAGATGTACAGTACCACTAGTTTGCATCAAGTAATGTTGGCTATTGCCAGTCACCCTGGTGCAATGTTCCAGAACAATTCACACTGCCGTAGAAAACAGCTGTTGTGCCAACACAAAGCTAAATTTCATCCTAAACATTTATTATCTGGCATTAAGGATGAGAAGGGCGACTTCATCAAAATGTTGAACATGGAATCTAGAAGACAATCTACAATCAAGGCAAATTTCCCCAGTTGATAGTTTTGTGATGTATATTTTCTTTAGCTGAGTTCTATGCAGAACATCAGGGAAAGATGAGTGCCAAGCAGATAGTTTTACTTGAAAAACTCTCATTTTGCTGAAGGGTTTCAGATTCAATCAATCAAATTATATAGTTTACTTACCAACAATAGTACGCCCATCTCCTCCTAATTTTACTCTGAGAGGCTTTCCTTGTGAATCTTGAAGATATCTTCCTTCAACATTTAGCACTAGCCCTCTATCAAGATCTACAATCTAAAAGTAACATGTAGATTGAAAGGTTCTCCAATATGAAATTATACTTACAAATCTTGCAAAGGTTTTAGAGAACTAAACAAGGTCACCCTATCTATTATCTCTTGTGGACCATTTATTATCCTCTGTCCATTCCGTTTTCCATTACCACCtggtgttattttattatttagatcCAGTTTTGTTGTTAGGTTGGGTCTGCCACCATTACCTGAAATACATATGACACAAAATATACAACTTTCATCATCTGATACACTGTGTGAAATTACACTTCATATTAACTAACCTATATAAGACTGAGTCCCATGACTCCCTTCTTTCAGCAAGTTTTCTTCCAACAATAGATGGGGATCATAGGACTCACTCCAAATAGCTTCATTTCCTTATTTAGAAAAATTCTGTGATGTGTCTCTGAGGAACCTGCTCaaggggacttacaaagtttGATCACATAAACAGGATACAGGAAAATTAAGATAACCAACATTAGAAATCAATGCTAAGAAGAAAAACAGCTAAAATATTAAACgtgtcttttaaaacaattctcaggCTGTATGTAAGCTAGAAATAATGTTAAAATATTAAGCCTTTAAGTAAAAGCTGaggttaaaaagtgttttggcctggtgcctaaaaggtCTTTGATGGGATGCAAGTTAAAACCAACTTGCATATGAATTATTTCTTGATTTTCAATAGCAACATATGAAAAACACGTAGATTAGATTagtctttttttcttccatagGAATAAACtgcttgcagaggcgtagctgggccagagtgcacccggagaccctgggaaatgtagttcccaccagaacaggaaggcctgttctctagcctgctcggtttcctaaagtgtGGGGGGGctcgtgaggggggggggggggggggggggaacagaaccCTCACTCCTTCGGCGCtcactttaggaaaccgagcaggctggagaacaggccttcctgttctggtgggaactacatttcccagagtctcctgggaactgtagttcccaccagaacaggaaggcctgttctctagcctgctcggtttcctgaAGTAAGTGGGggaggtgccgtggggggggcatggggaagggggagggtctgGGGCTGGGGAAATGTTGTGCCCTCACATGACCCAAATCCttgcgcccggtgcatggtgtACCCCCGCCCCCTGGCGGCTTCACTGACTGCTTGTATGTGAACCTTGCTACTACAGATACAAGTGATTTCTCTGATCAGTGTTGCTGTAACTGATATACTTCCACTACTATTTTGCTTGGGTTTTGCTCCATATGGCATGTAATAAACAAACTTGGTTCAACTGACCTAACAGAGCATATAGTGAATTAAATTATTTTCTACATTTATTCTTAGACAGTTAATTAGCATCCACCAGTGAGGCATTATGGTAGAATCAGTAGATGACTAACTCTTAGATTTAGAGAAGAAATGATACAAGGCAAAAAAGGGAAAGTAACTTCTCTTGAGATATTAGAACTGACAGATGGGACAGACAAATTATGACAAAATATTTGTTAGCTAAGCTAATGGAGAAGGGGAATTCCAAATAACCAGCATTCATGAAACCATAAAACACGATACCTTGTCTATGAGGAACTCTAGCTTGCTGCTGTTGGGAAGGGTTTAATAATCTTGAGTGCTGTTTTCGATGACTTGTGGACACTATGTGAGAGGATGAAGAATGTGTTGGAGAAACAGAGTGAGTAGGATGACGTTGAGAAGGTACAGAAGAAGATCCAGAGGACCATGGCAAAGCCAAATTTAATTTAGGCGAGGTATTTGATTTATTAGGAGACTGAGAAGATCTGGAAGTTAAAGAAGTGGATCTACCCAATGGTGCAGAATTTGGTATTTTGGATGTGGGAGGTtcttcctccacttcctccttTTGCTTATATTCTTTCTCATCAGAAAATCTTCCTTTGTGTGGCAAAGTAGGGTTTGGTGATTTACTTTTATCACTAGCAACATCATTTTTTACACCTTTGCTGTTTCTAGAAATGGAAGGTGACCATCTTGTCACTGAATATGATGTTGGATTTTCCTCTGTTTCTGACTCATCATAATCTTCATAATTTCCATTATTGTTTGAAAGTGACTGATGTATTTTAGAGTTAGTTGTTTTGGGATAAAGTTCAACTTTTGTTGGGGTAGGCTGGAAGAGTCcatgttttttttctatttgggATGCTGTCCTTGTCGGGACTTTAAAGCCTGACTGAGAGTGGGGTGTTATAAAATGAGTTTGTCTCAGATTAGTTGAGGATGATTTTGAAGTTCCTCTACTGTACTGATGGTCTTTGGCTAAGGCACCAACAGATGTAGATCCTGGTTGGACATACTTAGATTGATGGGAAGTCACCAGCAGTTTGGATGCACCAGATGTATCTTCACTAGAACTAATAACCTGTGAACCAACAGGCTTTCCTGGTGATGAGCTTAATCCTCTGGAAGAGGTTAAAGATTCCTGCTGATTTGGGGATCTTTCACCCGATTTCCTAGTGTGAGTGTCCGAATGCTTTAAAAGAAAGGTATCCATATTTCCCTGAGATAAAGATGTGGATATTCTCCTAGATGAAGAAACATCTCTAATAGGTATTGAAGGAAAAGCTCTCTGTTCCTCTTTATCATGAGCCCCCTCATAATAGTTTTCACCTAAACTTTCACTTTCTTCATCctctaatttttctttattttggaagGATGTAATTCTGAGGTGGCTTCTAGAATTTAATGAGGGTTGATGTCGTGACTGATCAGTTACTACCTTTTGGTAGTGGCTAGGTTCTGGATGAAGTGTTTTGCGGGATAAAGCATGAGAATTTCTCACTAATGTTTTTTTAGACAATAATGGAGTTTGAACGGACTTGGGAGATATATCATCTTTTGTGTCTAGATCACCAGGTTGGTACATGGAAGGTAGTAAAGGAGTTGGCTTTTCAATAGATGTCCTTGATAAAGAGTCAGTGGAAGAAGTTGAGCCTTTGGATCTTGAACTCTGGCCATTTGTTAATCTTTGAGAGGTACTAGAGCGATGGTTTATTCTGCTTAATGATTGAGACTGGCCAGATACTGAAGACAATGAGTCTTTATGTAAAGAATACATTTTTGTATCTGTGTGCTTCCTTTCTTCACCAAAGCTTTCCTCTTTTACATTTGTTGGATTAGATTTTTCAATGGGTGCAATTATGTGAGGATTCCTCAGTTCTGTCAGAGAACTCTTCCTTCTAGAATAGTCCACTGAAGATGACTGTCTAGAAAAGGATGATGAATGACCATGGTGAGGAGTTGATAGAGGATGTTCATCTTCACCCTCCAGTTCtctatgtttatctgtatttgcaTTAAATTTGTGAACACTGCCTGATGTTAACTGTGAACTAGACTGAGGTTGCAGCTTTGATGACAGTGTAGAGGACGGGGCCGCAGAAGGCTGTATCCTGGCATTTTGAGTATTACCAGTTTTGTTTGCAAATCGATTGGCTGTGAGAGCTGATCTGTATTTGAACAAATTAAAGCGTTCAGATGCAGGCTGGCTTGAAGATAATCTAGAACTAGATGTAGATGAGGATCTTTGTCTAtgctcttcattttcttttttactgttttcactttTATCATCAGAATCATCTCTTCCGTAATGCTTCTTTTTAGCAGAAGATGAGCCTTGTGAGTGAGGTAACGTATGAGTaacagcagcagaaacagcagaGGTGGCTATTCTTGAATCTCTTAATGTGTGATCACTGAAATGAGAAAGAGGCTTTCTTTGCACAGCTGTAGATGACCCACCCCGAGGAGAAGAAAGCCTGGAACTTGGTTTTTGCTCTCTCTGTTCTGTTTCTCTGCTCTTATAAGTCTCAGGAGTACCGCTGGTATCAGAGGGAACTAATTTATTAGATGGATAGCGAGAATGTTTTTGAGAATTTATTGATACAGATGATGCAGAAGGCTTTAATGATACTGAAGGGGTAAGCAATTTGGTTGGATGAATCACCTTCTGAGATGGAGAAGGCTGTTGATTTGAGCTAAAAATCAAATGAGAATCTCCTGGAGTTTTAGAAGACTTTACTGAAGTTTTCTCCGTATTATCAATTTGATAATTACTTTCATTATCATCAGGCAGATTATCTACAGTGACTTCAGAGGAAGAATGATGGTTAGCATTGCCATGTCTTGCATTCTGTATTTCACTTCCTGTATCTTTAGGAGAAGAAGATGCTGATAAAGAAACTGAGGTGTGTGCTGAGGAGGAAGATGGTGACAACCTTTGCTTATCAGTACTTATCTGCCCAGTTCGCACAAGTGTGCGTGATCTATGTGCAGTTCTACCTGAGGAAGGAACAGAATGTGAAGGTTTGACAGGGGAATGTGGTGTAACATGGTTCTTAACATCATGAATTTTTGACTGCATTGATGTTCTACTGGAAGAATCATGGTCACTGGTGCTTTCAATGGAATGAGAGTCAGTTTCCGGTTCTATTCTTCTTCTAGAAGATAGCTGCGTTTTGGGAAGGATCCCACTACCAGATAAGAGTTTTTTCTTGAGGTCAGAAAGAGAACTTTCTGTATTTCTTCCATGAGGGACACTGGATGAATGACCTGAAGTATGCTTAGAGATAGTTTCAGACAAGACTGAAGAGGTTTGGATAGAGGGGGATTGTTCAGTATTCCCAGACGCTTTAATTTCCAGTGTATCTTCAGTGTGTGTTTGTCGACTGGCCTTTGATTCAGGTATACTGGCTAGAGAGAAAAAATCTATATTAATGCAGATATCTATAAAGGTAAAGAACAAATATAGGAAAACAGTTGTTTAAGAAAATCTACTTTGTCAGCAAACAAAAACCATTATTTAAACTGTCAACCTCATAAATATGAATAGTCCTTGTCCTGAATTTGGCCTTGTTTAGCATGTTAAAAGAGCCACAGAGTAAAATAAGAAAGGAATATTTACAAATAAGCATAACTTTGAATTTGGATTCAAATTGTAAATATAGAATATTAGCTCAAAATATTAGCACTTAAGATCTGGTAGCTTTTGATAATTTACATTTGGCAGGCAACGGACATGAAATGTCACAGATAGTTAACTATCTGCTTCATGTCCGATTAATATCAAATATTAATATCATATAATACATATCAAATGATATTTGTTCCTAAATGTAATTGCATACAAACTGTAAAATACTGTGAAATATTGTGTGCTGAAATCAAGTTATCACAGTCAAATATTGAAATAAAGCATCATCATGCCTTAAACAGATATCAAATATTTAAGATGATTGAGCATTCAAGCATACATAAAATATCTGTTATCAAAAGTTACAGAAAGAATTTGGGAGAATTTGTCAGTCCTACATGGAAACTTAATGTAGTTCATCTaaacacatttttctctctcagttcccCTCATGCTTGCAATAAattcagagatttttttcctcataCAGATGAGTTTGCTATTGTTTTGTGTGGGCACTCATCACAATAATATAAAGTGTGGGCACTCATCAAAATAACAAAAAGCAATGTGCAAAACCTATTGTACTATTGTACTATGACAGCACTATTCAGTTGACCCAGCTGTCTCAAAAGGTGGAGCCTCCTGGAAATCATATTAGCCATGCCACTAAACTCCGGAAATTAACACAGACAACTTCAGAAACCCATGTGCTAGGTTTAAATGGCCCACGATTAGGGAAAGTGGGCATATGGAAATTCAGTAGCTTCATAACCTGGGACAGAAGATCTCCCCTCTAATCGCAATACAGCAAGTCATTCATTTTAAGAAGCAAATGTATCACATTTAGATGCAGCACTTTTGCTGTCCCTGTGCATAAGTGGCCAAATCTTTCGCCTGCCTTCCCCACAGTGCCACTGTCATCCCTAGCTGCAAGAGGCCTGACCTTACTATCTCCATGGTTACAGTCTTGCATCTCATCTCCAGATTCCCAAATACTAGCTCCTGTGATTGTAACTGTTGGAGAATTGCCAATGGCACGGGGCCACCTCAATAGACAAGTGGGCttggccagaaaaaaaatcagcaatgtgATATAGCCATTCCTGATGTGCCATTTGGACAATTCTGTTATGCCGGATGCTCTTTTCCCAAGCCTAAGTGGAGTTTGGATATTTGGTTTCATGGTGTTTGTGACAGGatgctttgatggctgcagtcatAGCAGCTTTGGCAAGTGCCATTTGCCCCACTCTGGTGGTGGTTTGGAGATTGGGATGGATccatttggggggaagggagcctTCCTCCccttaagtcagtggttctcaaccttcctaatgccacggccctttaatacagctcctcatgttgtggtgacccccaaccctaacatttatccattttacagatggaaaacactgatgcagggagtcttaggcgacccctatgaaagggtcattcgaccctcaaagggatcccgacccccaggttgagaagcaTTGCCTTAAGTGGTATTAGGGGTGCAGCCATTCAGCAGCATACtcaggggctgccagctggggctCACCACCAAGTGGCAGGGGAACCAAAAAGCAGTTTGTGCTCACATGGGATTCTGTGACTTGCCACTCCATAATTTTCACCCAGCAGTCAAGCAGGTTGCC from Sphaerodactylus townsendi isolate TG3544 linkage group LG01, MPM_Stown_v2.3, whole genome shotgun sequence harbors:
- the FNDC1 gene encoding fibronectin type III domain-containing protein 1 encodes the protein MAAAVAAAPAPRRPWLPWALLLLLAALLPSAFPAAPEKEVPNRSLRVRDQSSPHRSSVRWRLPHSSGFRSPHRYPSYRSRYGESNRKMSYMPLPKEERNDEMKKLASESVHVVSLQSRTSQALSQPAYRAALKAAEEEEQEEAKDITVRVMSSQSVLVTWSDSISEKQRPTPSRQYAVRYREKGESARWDYKQVPNKRVLVDKLIPDTMYEFAVRVSQGEKEGKWSASVYQRTPEAAPTSAPENLQVLPIKGKATSVTATWDALSESEGRVKEYILSYAPALKPFGAKSISYPGETTSAIVDDLEPGERYIFKIRAGNRRGQGPQSKAFSVVLPATSIPESKASRQTHTEDTLEIKASGNTEQSPSIQTSSVLSETISKHTSGHSSSVPHGRNTESSLSDLKKKLLSGSGILPKTQLSSRRRIEPETDSHSIESTSDHDSSSRTSMQSKIHDVKNHVTPHSPVKPSHSVPSSGRTAHRSRTLVRTGQISTDKQRLSPSSSSAHTSVSLSASSSPKDTGSEIQNARHGNANHHSSSEVTVDNLPDDNESNYQIDNTEKTSVKSSKTPGDSHLIFSSNQQPSPSQKVIHPTKLLTPSVSLKPSASSVSINSQKHSRYPSNKLVPSDTSGTPETYKSRETEQREQKPSSRLSSPRGGSSTAVQRKPLSHFSDHTLRDSRIATSAVSAAVTHTLPHSQGSSSAKKKHYGRDDSDDKSENSKKENEEHRQRSSSTSSSRLSSSQPASERFNLFKYRSALTANRFANKTGNTQNARIQPSAAPSSTLSSKLQPQSSSQLTSGSVHKFNANTDKHRELEGEDEHPLSTPHHGHSSSFSRQSSSVDYSRRKSSLTELRNPHIIAPIEKSNPTNVKEESFGEERKHTDTKMYSLHKDSLSSVSGQSQSLSRINHRSSTSQRLTNGQSSRSKGSTSSTDSLSRTSIEKPTPLLPSMYQPGDLDTKDDISPKSVQTPLLSKKTLVRNSHALSRKTLHPEPSHYQKVVTDQSRHQPSLNSRSHLRITSFQNKEKLEDEESESLGENYYEGAHDKEEQRAFPSIPIRDVSSSRRISTSLSQGNMDTFLLKHSDTHTRKSGERSPNQQESLTSSRGLSSSPGKPVGSQVISSSEDTSGASKLLVTSHQSKYVQPGSTSVGALAKDHQYSRGTSKSSSTNLRQTHFITPHSQSGFKVPTRTASQIEKKHGLFQPTPTKVELYPKTTNSKIHQSLSNNNGNYEDYDESETEENPTSYSVTRWSPSISRNSKGVKNDVASDKSKSPNPTLPHKGRFSDEKEYKQKEEVEEEPPTSKIPNSAPLGRSTSLTSRSSQSPNKSNTSPKLNLALPWSSGSSSVPSQRHPTHSVSPTHSSSSHIVSTSHRKQHSRLLNPSQQQQARVPHRQGNGGRPNLTTKLDLNNKITPGGNGKRNGQRIINGPQEIIDRIVDLDRGLVLNVEGRYLQDSQGKPLRVKLGGDGRTIVDFNGAPIVSPDGLPLFGNGRFSKPVANAQDKPIISLGGKPLIGLEMVKKTTTPSKTRTTTITTTTTTTSTTTTPEPTTTEPPTEKPLPTCPPGSSAEYDDEGNLVVDLNGLPECNSEDVFSGHEADIGVTTESYVVYEEDYEFFETTLPPSTTTTTEALPEIGFPEFSHVGSDPLSEYDAAGKKRFSAPYVIYLNKDLAAPCSLTEALDHFQVENLNEIIPAGLQDMNVHPQKAPHNITIVAVEGCHSFVIVDWAKPMHGDLVTGYLVYSASYDDFLRNKWSTKTAGSTHLPIENLKPNTRYYFKVQAKNLYGYGPISSSVSYVTESDNPLLIVRPPGGEPIWIPFTFKYDPTYSECSGKQYVKRTWYRKFVGVVLCNSLRYKIYLSDDLRDTFYSVGDSWGRGEDHCQFVDSHLDGRTGPQSYVEALPTIQGYYRQYRQEPVSFGRIGYMTPYYYVGWYECGVPIPGKW